In the Blautia coccoides genome, CCCTTTCCTCTACCTCATCCGGTATGATAATTGTGATTCTCGTTCCTTTTCCCTGTTTGCTCTCTATCCGAAACACCACGTCTTCCCCATAAAATAATTTCAGTCTCTGATAGATGTTGGCCACTCCGATGCCTTTTTGTCCCGTGGGCCTGCTGTCCAGGTTGTCCCGCATCCACACCAGCTTTGCCGGTTCGATCCCGCAGCCGTTGTCCTCCACCACAAATATCATGTGATTCTCATTCTGCATTTCTATGGAGACATTTACTTCCCCGTCCTCCAGTTTCTGCTCCAGACCGTGAAACACTGCATTTTCCACCAGAGGCTGCAGCATGAGCTTGATCACACGCTTTTCCCTCACCGAATCATCCATTTCAATGTTTACATCTATTTTTCCCATAAAACGGTAGTCTATGATCTTGGCGTACTCCCTGATATAGCTGACTTCCTCCTCAACACTGACAAGGTTTTCCCCTTTTACGGCAAAACGGAATACCTTTGAGAGTGCCATGGTGATCTCAGCAATATCCTCCACCTCATAGTACAGCGCCATAGAACAGATACATTCAAAGGTATTATACAGAAAATGGGGATTGATCTGGTTCTGGTATGCCAACACCTGAAGCTGCTTCTTGGCGATCTCCGCCTCATACATCTTCTTCTGGGAGTCCTGGATCTCCTGATTCATCTTCTGCTGTTTGTCCAGCATATGATTCAGACTGTGCACGACTGTGCCGATCTCATCTTCCCTCTCTATTTCCATCCTCTCACCGGGCTTATCCACGATTCCCTGGATAAAACGGTCCACCTGATGCATAGGACCTACAAACCGTTTATAACAGAACCACACCAGCAGGGCTAAAAGTGCCAGGGACACCGCATATGCCGTTGTCACGAATTTTTTGCTGCCGTCCCTGCTGGTGCTCATTTCGCTCTCCGGAATGCGGCTGACCACCTTCCAACTGTCCATGGGAACATTCCTCACCTTTACGTAATACTCATCTGAACTCCTCATCATACTGCTGTCCAGCTCCTCCAGCTCGTTATTCCCTCTGGAAGCGATGATCTGATCATTTCCGTCCAACAGATACACCTGGGTATGTTCCGTAGCCTGGGAATCCTCCAGAATTCCGGCCAGGTTGTCTGTGCGCATCATCATGACACACATGCCGATCTGAACACCGTACTGTCTGTTGTTCAGATCGTAGACCGGAAAATACACCGGATAAAAAGGCACTCCCGCCTGATTCAGATAAAACAGGTCTCCAAACTCCATATGCTTTTTCAAATTCCGGACAAAATCCGGGTTGTTTGCCGCTTTTCCCATTGCCGCGATCTGATTCAGGGATGTGTCGTACAGATAAATTCCGGCTATGTCGCTTTCCAGCAAAACCGTATTGGAAAATATCTCGGACAGGTCCTCAGAGGCCATAACTCTTGCCACAGGATCTATGGTAAAATAATCGTAGGTTGTAGGTGCATAGGCCATGGCTGTAGCCACATGATCTAAGGTGTCGTGAAAATCCTCCATCTTGCCCTCTACCTGCAGCAATATCTTATCATTCAGATCAATGGTCCGCTCCCGCAGTATCTTGCCGGAATAGCTGTCCGTCACAGCATAGGCTGCCAGTAAAAAGAACATGATCAGGGCCGTAAACGCAATAAGCTGAAGCCACAGACTGTCTTTTAATCTCTTCCTCATTGCTGTCCCCTCTCTCATTCTCCGTTTACCTTCTCTATTCTTCCGCCATACTCCCTGCAGTTTTTCTGATATATCTCATTTTTATAGGCATCCAGTTCCTCTATGCCCATATTTTTCAGGGTCTCTGTCATCTCGCTGTACCGGGCTGCCGCCTGCTCCCTGCTTTCTGCCAGAACAATACGGGGGATCTGCTCTCTCTCATACGCCTTTATGGCTGCGTCCAGATTTCCCTCTGTGCTCTCCGGCGGAATATCTTCTGCTGTGAGGGGAAGCAGGGACTCATCATAACTCACGGTTTTCTCATGACTGCCGTAAGCAGTGAATATTTCTTTTTCTGCTGCTGTACTGCTGCCCTTTTCCGGTTCCGGCAGCACGCTCCTCTCCCAGGAAAAATTGTCAAACATCCACCAGGCTCCCTGTCCCGACTGCCCGTAATCCAGAGACGCTTTTTCCCCCTTTTCTGTCTGTACCACATATCCCCGGTCATCCAGATGATAATCACTTCCCTCATATCCAAAGCTCCAGAACAACATCCCCTCATCGCTGCTCATATAATCCAGCCACGCTGCCACTTGGGCGGGATTGCTGCAGTCCTTTGAGATAAAGGTTCCCAGCCAGCCTGTGGGGGCTCTCAGATTTTTCCCCTGTACCGGTGTCTCCCCGCCTGAGGAAAATATAGGACCTGAGGAGACCCATTTGGTGTAATCAATCCCGCTGTTTGCCACATTTCCTATAAAACAGAACACATTTCCTTTTGCCATGAGACTTTTAATCTTTGTATTTTCATAGGTGAGCTGTTCAGGATCGGTATAGCCTTTTCGTATGGCCTCATTCAGAAACAGAAGCGCATGTTCTGACTGGGGCTGCAGAAGAATATCCCGGTAATTTCCGTTTTCATCTACACGTTCAGCGCCAAAAGTATATTCCAGGAATTTTACTGTAGGGTCAATATACCCCTTTCCATCT is a window encoding:
- a CDS encoding sensor histidine kinase, with protein sequence MRKRLKDSLWLQLIAFTALIMFFLLAAYAVTDSYSGKILRERTIDLNDKILLQVEGKMEDFHDTLDHVATAMAYAPTTYDYFTIDPVARVMASEDLSEIFSNTVLLESDIAGIYLYDTSLNQIAAMGKAANNPDFVRNLKKHMEFGDLFYLNQAGVPFYPVYFPVYDLNNRQYGVQIGMCVMMMRTDNLAGILEDSQATEHTQVYLLDGNDQIIASRGNNELEELDSSMMRSSDEYYVKVRNVPMDSWKVVSRIPESEMSTSRDGSKKFVTTAYAVSLALLALLVWFCYKRFVGPMHQVDRFIQGIVDKPGERMEIEREDEIGTVVHSLNHMLDKQQKMNQEIQDSQKKMYEAEIAKKQLQVLAYQNQINPHFLYNTFECICSMALYYEVEDIAEITMALSKVFRFAVKGENLVSVEEEVSYIREYAKIIDYRFMGKIDVNIEMDDSVREKRVIKLMLQPLVENAVFHGLEQKLEDGEVNVSIEMQNENHMIFVVEDNGCGIEPAKLVWMRDNLDSRPTGQKGIGVANIYQRLKLFYGEDVVFRIESKQGKGTRITIIIPDEVEERGRKNVQNLSGR
- a CDS encoding extracellular solute-binding protein; amino-acid sequence: MKIRGIVLMVMLAGVLQLAGCGAGGDSIETEDGKGNTYATASLFCDVNFWEPPSWETEEGTITGDITKRTGLALDIMVPPQNADAQLSLMLLNDKLPDIISLTDETTISQLITSGKVWNLEEFLKQYCPESHLLKSFPEDIKRELIRRDGGWYAYPSHINSQDSRKIWKPSSQFYQDWTNYNDNNAVIWNRELLAEAGLSVEDVQTEEQVLAAWEKIKNMRLYVSGEPVIPLLVDGKGYIDPTVKFLEYTFGAERVDENGNYRDILLQPQSEHALLFLNEAIRKGYTDPEQLTYENTKIKSLMAKGNVFCFIGNVANSGIDYTKWVSSGPIFSSGGETPVQGKNLRAPTGWLGTFISKDCSNPAQVAAWLDYMSSDEGMLFWSFGYEGSDYHLDDRGYVVQTEKGEKASLDYGQSGQGAWWMFDNFSWERSVLPEPEKGSSTAAEKEIFTAYGSHEKTVSYDESLLPLTAEDIPPESTEGNLDAAIKAYEREQIPRIVLAESREQAAARYSEMTETLKNMGIEELDAYKNEIYQKNCREYGGRIEKVNGE